A region of Pseudomonas marginalis DNA encodes the following proteins:
- a CDS encoding sorbitol dehydrogenase — protein sequence MSTDLDNFTGLSVVLTGIDQELLAPSVDPIGLPNTFLNFIGPRVGQSVLSALLAQYAALAAEQATPQQIGTAILMQNGQPAPTQTAQVARAIMKLWLLGVWYQPYTQGAFPLGEQTVVSDEAYTQSWAWSIAQAHPMGYSEFFFGYWNSPPPSLEDFTGVNASTQPGASS from the coding sequence ATGAGTACCGACCTGGACAATTTCACCGGCCTGAGCGTGGTGCTCACCGGCATCGATCAGGAACTGCTGGCGCCCTCCGTGGACCCCATCGGCCTGCCCAACACCTTTCTCAACTTCATCGGCCCGCGCGTCGGCCAAAGCGTGCTCAGCGCCTTGCTGGCCCAGTACGCCGCGCTGGCGGCCGAGCAGGCGACACCGCAGCAAATCGGCACAGCGATCCTGATGCAGAACGGCCAACCGGCACCGACGCAAACCGCCCAGGTGGCACGCGCGATCATGAAGCTCTGGCTGCTGGGCGTGTGGTACCAGCCGTATACCCAGGGCGCGTTCCCGCTCGGCGAGCAAACCGTGGTGAGTGACGAGGCCTACACCCAGAGCTGGGCGTGGAGTATTGCCCAGGCCCACCCCATGGGCTACAGCGAGTTCTTCTTCGGCTACTGGAACAGCCCGCCGCCCAGCCTGGAAGACTTCACCGGGGTTAACGCCAGCACGCAGCCAGGAGCATCGTCATGA
- a CDS encoding cytochrome C produces MRMETHRPRPGFGCALFGALLSPLVVAAPTLSTQIPFDVTATPPFSLSSLQANFDEMSWQTFIALNWPALDTGQPNSAVQIGQQDAATVWESYKESYQIFLAQGQKPLPFHAPASVPKACEGKGSGRLLQQMGKVPDVLDEFIQPFESGPLVDQSGVYTRNEIVANQAMFDGIVNNGLYSIQGQQAFFAASPTNAVAFSCGNPSTSEVGSLMVKAAWKVLDGNDNPASFHSVDALVYTPGNSDPSKGPVVAESCVAEPVGLVGLHIVHKTTSAPQWVWSTFEHVDNVPEKTTPPAERKGPYLFYNASSQAEVNQPPPRPWNPAVKATPSQIVREIPLTDETKALNTTYQTLLRTVNPNSVWANYQLISTQWPTLSGQPPCQISATRPLGNPAPSFLANATLETYIQGTVPQASSSCIACHGNAATHVTQSPRTSFADFTYLLERAQSTGVTRSQP; encoded by the coding sequence ATGAGAATGGAAACCCATCGCCCCCGGCCCGGGTTCGGCTGTGCGCTGTTTGGCGCGTTGCTGAGCCCCCTGGTCGTCGCGGCCCCCACGTTGTCTACGCAAATACCCTTCGATGTCACGGCGACCCCGCCCTTTTCCCTGTCCAGCCTGCAAGCCAACTTCGATGAAATGTCGTGGCAGACGTTCATCGCGCTGAACTGGCCGGCCCTGGACACGGGTCAACCCAACAGCGCTGTGCAGATCGGCCAGCAGGACGCGGCCACCGTGTGGGAAAGCTATAAGGAGAGCTATCAGATATTCCTGGCCCAAGGGCAGAAGCCGCTGCCCTTTCATGCGCCCGCCAGCGTGCCGAAAGCCTGTGAAGGCAAGGGTTCCGGGCGCTTGCTGCAACAGATGGGCAAGGTTCCGGATGTGCTCGACGAGTTTATCCAGCCGTTTGAAAGCGGCCCCCTGGTGGACCAGAGCGGCGTGTACACGCGCAATGAAATCGTGGCCAACCAAGCCATGTTCGACGGCATCGTCAACAACGGCCTCTACAGCATCCAGGGCCAACAGGCGTTTTTTGCCGCCAGCCCGACCAATGCCGTGGCGTTCAGTTGCGGTAACCCGAGCACCAGTGAGGTGGGTTCGCTGATGGTCAAGGCCGCGTGGAAGGTGTTGGACGGCAACGACAATCCCGCCAGCTTCCATAGCGTTGACGCGCTGGTGTATACGCCAGGCAACAGCGACCCGAGCAAGGGGCCGGTGGTGGCCGAGTCCTGCGTGGCCGAGCCGGTCGGGCTGGTGGGCCTGCATATCGTGCACAAGACCACCAGCGCGCCGCAGTGGGTGTGGTCGACCTTCGAACACGTCGACAATGTGCCGGAAAAGACCACGCCGCCCGCCGAGCGCAAAGGCCCGTACCTGTTCTACAACGCCAGCAGCCAGGCCGAGGTCAACCAGCCGCCGCCCCGGCCATGGAACCCGGCGGTGAAGGCCACGCCCTCGCAGATCGTGCGCGAGATACCGTTGACGGATGAAACCAAGGCCCTCAACACCACGTACCAGACCCTGCTGCGCACGGTGAACCCCAACAGCGTATGGGCCAACTACCAGTTGATCAGCACCCAGTGGCCGACGCTCAGCGGCCAGCCGCCGTGCCAGATCTCCGCAACCAGGCCGCTGGGCAACCCGGCGCCGTCGTTCCTCGCCAATGCCACGCTGGAGACCTATATCCAGGGCACCGTACCCCAGGCGTCGTCCAGTTGCATCGCCTGTCACGGCAATGCCGCCACCCACGTGACCCAGTCGCCGCGCACCAGCTTCGCGGACTTCACCTACCTGCTCGAACGCGCCCAATCCACCGGTGTGACAAGGAGTCAGCCATGA
- a CDS encoding McrB family protein, protein MVPTNFTRDQFACLSEWHEKVFDKTDTTHRDAYSQLRNAYDITKRWAETLQERLFPQGTTKTIRRPIDQWNRKFVAYNWSRIYPYADAPLELAYTVGIDAVDGFFVKIDLVDAKLDDASLRRRYDEIRGPYHDSPIVALMSAEEGLAIGLSGIIEWSAHAINHFPIGYNQVAEQLGLITTPNAAQLLQHFQCCKDFRERQPKWSSEMTQLFVRLAIAVHELGFDWWATKATNTQLVFGGKEKSAIRGSTMAALFVRFDCVEVRWLAFDGLDAVPLNQKLSPELVALVEAANAQKQGVSAKRGQRSSRIGYWPDQYRIEEVVAMEEDVLLGDSALSEANIITRNQIYFGPPGTGKTWTLQRLLEADYPSQRFEFVTFHQSYGYEEFVEGLRPVIFDSTAAHADATTTGDVRYEIKPGAFLRLCERARKDPAHQYAMVIDEINRGNISKIFGELITLIELDKREGEVNSVTLTLPYSGKPFSVPLNVDVIGTMNTADRSLALVDTALRRRFEFIELMPDPRVLKGVTVSKGDHQIDLEQLLTALNMRIEALYDREHTIGHAYFTPLKGMSSEQRFGALATLFRTRIIPLLEEYFFDDWQKIRLVLGDNQKKAPELQFVRDVESGRGATNLFGSSDEWDEYALRPRYSLNADTFNTPQAYIGIYSTLFKPVAE, encoded by the coding sequence GTGGTACCCACCAACTTTACCCGTGACCAATTCGCATGCCTGAGCGAATGGCACGAAAAGGTCTTCGACAAGACCGATACCACCCATCGCGACGCTTACAGCCAACTGCGCAACGCCTATGACATCACCAAGCGGTGGGCTGAGACTTTACAGGAGCGTCTCTTCCCCCAAGGCACCACTAAAACCATTCGCCGACCCATAGACCAGTGGAACAGAAAGTTCGTGGCCTACAACTGGTCGCGTATCTATCCGTACGCGGATGCTCCCCTGGAGCTGGCCTACACCGTAGGCATCGACGCCGTTGACGGTTTCTTCGTCAAGATCGATCTGGTCGACGCCAAACTCGACGATGCCTCCCTGCGCAGGCGCTACGACGAAATCCGTGGGCCTTACCACGACTCGCCGATTGTTGCGCTCATGTCGGCCGAAGAAGGCCTGGCGATAGGCCTCTCGGGAATCATCGAGTGGAGCGCACACGCCATCAACCATTTCCCAATCGGGTACAACCAAGTGGCCGAACAACTGGGTTTGATTACAACGCCGAACGCTGCGCAACTGTTGCAGCATTTTCAGTGCTGCAAGGATTTCAGAGAACGGCAGCCAAAGTGGAGCAGCGAAATGACGCAGTTGTTTGTGCGTCTTGCCATCGCGGTTCATGAGTTGGGTTTTGACTGGTGGGCCACGAAAGCCACCAACACGCAGTTGGTATTCGGCGGGAAAGAAAAAAGCGCCATTCGGGGATCGACGATGGCGGCACTGTTTGTGCGCTTTGATTGTGTCGAAGTCCGATGGTTGGCGTTTGACGGCCTGGATGCCGTGCCGCTGAACCAGAAGTTGAGCCCTGAACTGGTGGCGTTGGTTGAAGCGGCCAATGCGCAGAAACAGGGCGTTTCGGCAAAACGAGGCCAGCGTTCCAGCCGCATTGGCTATTGGCCGGATCAGTACCGCATCGAAGAGGTTGTCGCCATGGAAGAGGACGTATTGCTGGGTGACAGTGCGCTGTCTGAGGCCAATATCATCACCCGCAATCAAATCTATTTCGGGCCGCCCGGCACGGGCAAAACCTGGACCTTGCAACGTCTGCTCGAGGCCGACTACCCTTCGCAACGCTTCGAATTCGTTACCTTCCACCAGTCTTACGGCTACGAAGAATTTGTCGAAGGGCTGCGTCCGGTGATTTTCGACAGCACCGCTGCTCATGCGGATGCGACCACCACCGGCGACGTTCGTTATGAGATTAAACCGGGTGCTTTCTTGCGCCTGTGCGAGCGGGCCAGGAAGGACCCTGCGCATCAGTACGCGATGGTGATCGACGAAATCAACCGAGGCAACATCAGCAAGATTTTCGGCGAACTGATCACCTTGATCGAACTCGACAAGCGTGAAGGTGAGGTCAATTCGGTGACACTGACACTGCCCTATTCAGGCAAGCCGTTCAGCGTGCCTTTGAACGTCGACGTGATCGGCACGATGAACACCGCCGACCGTTCGTTGGCGCTGGTCGATACCGCCTTGCGCCGCCGCTTCGAGTTCATCGAACTGATGCCGGATCCCCGTGTATTGAAGGGTGTCACGGTGTCCAAGGGCGATCACCAGATTGACCTGGAACAACTGTTGACCGCCCTGAACATGCGCATCGAAGCGTTGTATGACCGTGAGCACACCATCGGGCATGCCTATTTCACGCCATTGAAAGGCATGTCCTCGGAGCAGCGTTTCGGGGCGTTGGCCACGCTTTTCAGAACCCGGATCATCCCGCTGCTGGAGGAGTACTTTTTCGACGATTGGCAGAAAATAAGGCTGGTACTGGGCGACAACCAAAAGAAAGCGCCTGAGCTCCAGTTTGTACGCGATGTTGAGTCGGGCAGAGGGGCCACGAACCTGTTTGGTTCGAGTGATGAGTGGGACGAGTATGCGCTACGGCCACGCTATAGCCTGAATGCTGACACCTTCAACACACCGCAAGCGTACATCGGTATCTATTCGACGCTATTCAAGCCTGTCGCCGAATGA
- a CDS encoding McrC family protein: MSAVQIFEYGRLVESGDGVSATVIPGRVFAWLEEQCLKADEHAPAWLRLTSRRGQRVIQVTSYVGVLRAPCGFQIEILPKIGSETSASLARRKLIEMLKCLRGFRHLKTLNADLQADRMPLLEVFLQQFLETVRHVVRKGLRSDYTARQANLSSLRGKLVMARHLSENLVRRDRFFTEHDEFTPDRAENRLIHAALRKALGMCSAPANQRLARELCFVFADVPLPTDVAQDFKRIRLDRGMAYYEPALEWARLILQGNSPVPGAGQHHVPSLLFPMEAVFEAYVAKHLARQLEDGFGLKTQVSREHLVVHKDENWFRLKPDLLVQEGTQPRMVLDTKWKLLDRAKGNRFEKYKLSQADFYQLHAYAHLYLKDTGHAVLIYPWTESFCEPLPVFDFKSAEGLKLWILPFCLERSKLLLPEASPLGRFISTEGAQAGSASASTRI; encoded by the coding sequence ATGAGTGCCGTACAGATCTTTGAGTACGGCAGGCTGGTGGAGTCTGGCGACGGGGTGAGCGCAACGGTAATCCCCGGGCGCGTATTTGCCTGGCTGGAAGAGCAATGCCTGAAAGCCGACGAGCACGCACCTGCCTGGCTCAGACTGACCAGCCGCCGAGGGCAGCGCGTTATCCAGGTGACCAGCTACGTGGGCGTCCTGCGTGCACCTTGCGGTTTCCAGATCGAGATCCTGCCCAAGATCGGCAGCGAAACATCAGCGTCCCTGGCGCGCCGGAAACTGATCGAGATGCTCAAGTGCCTGCGCGGTTTTCGTCACCTCAAGACGCTGAATGCCGATCTTCAGGCTGACCGAATGCCGCTACTCGAGGTGTTCCTGCAACAGTTTCTCGAGACGGTCAGGCATGTCGTCAGGAAAGGGCTGCGCAGTGATTACACCGCCCGGCAAGCCAACTTATCCAGCCTGCGCGGCAAGCTGGTGATGGCGCGTCACCTCTCGGAGAATCTGGTGCGGCGCGACCGGTTCTTTACCGAGCACGATGAGTTCACTCCGGACCGTGCTGAAAATCGCCTGATTCATGCGGCCCTGCGCAAAGCACTGGGTATGTGCAGCGCGCCCGCCAATCAGCGTCTGGCGCGCGAGTTGTGTTTTGTTTTCGCTGATGTGCCGCTGCCCACCGATGTGGCGCAGGACTTCAAACGCATCCGGCTGGACCGGGGCATGGCATATTACGAACCTGCCCTTGAATGGGCGCGGCTCATCCTGCAGGGCAACAGCCCCGTACCGGGCGCCGGCCAGCATCACGTGCCGTCGTTGTTGTTTCCGATGGAGGCGGTTTTTGAGGCCTATGTGGCGAAGCATCTGGCGCGCCAGTTGGAGGACGGCTTTGGCCTGAAAACCCAGGTCAGCCGCGAGCACCTGGTGGTGCACAAGGACGAGAACTGGTTCCGCCTGAAGCCCGACCTGCTGGTTCAAGAGGGCACGCAGCCGCGAATGGTGCTCGACACCAAATGGAAGTTATTGGATCGCGCCAAAGGCAACCGTTTCGAGAAGTACAAGCTCAGCCAGGCCGACTTTTACCAGCTCCATGCGTACGCCCACCTCTACTTGAAGGACACAGGGCACGCCGTTCTGATCTATCCATGGACAGAGTCGTTCTGCGAACCCTTGCCCGTTTTCGATTTCAAGAGCGCCGAGGGCTTGAAACTCTGGATCCTGCCGTTTTGCCTTGAGCGCAGTAAATTGCTGCTCCCCGAGGCATCCCCCCTGGGGAGATTTATCAGCACTGAGGGGGCTCAGGCCGGCTCTGCATCCGCCTCAACCCGAATATAA
- a CDS encoding sterol desaturase family protein codes for MAASNKWLMSSVAYYLDFFTVPLFVVAALYLAPFEPWLALSGLLAWTLVEYSAHRFLFHSLYRREHWTHHIDVLAYIGVSSWKTSSTFAVLLLLAWSIGLTSAFIGAVTGYFVYISLHYVMHRPQHWAYAFIPGLVANHDLHHRKGIEKNFGVSSPLWDHVFRTYIRVEADAEPA; via the coding sequence ATGGCTGCTTCCAATAAATGGCTGATGTCATCGGTTGCTTATTACCTCGATTTCTTCACCGTTCCGCTGTTTGTGGTAGCTGCCCTCTATCTGGCGCCCTTTGAGCCCTGGCTGGCACTGTCGGGCCTGCTGGCCTGGACGCTGGTGGAGTATTCGGCGCACCGTTTCCTGTTCCATTCGCTGTATCGCCGCGAGCATTGGACCCACCATATCGACGTGCTGGCCTACATCGGCGTGTCCAGCTGGAAAACCAGTTCGACCTTCGCCGTGCTGTTGTTGCTCGCCTGGTCCATCGGCCTCACCTCGGCGTTTATCGGCGCGGTGACGGGCTATTTCGTCTACATCTCGCTGCACTACGTGATGCACCGCCCGCAGCATTGGGCCTACGCCTTTATTCCGGGATTGGTGGCCAATCACGACCTGCATCACCGCAAAGGCATCGAGAAGAACTTCGGTGTGTCTTCGCCGCTGTGGGACCATGTGTTTCGCACTTATATTCGGGTTGAGGCGGATGCAGAGCCGGCCTGA
- a CDS encoding response regulator, producing the protein MNLDLRILIIDDQRPNLDLVEQLLAREGLTNVLSSTQPLRTLELFNSFEPDLVILDLHMPEFDGFAVLEQLNRRIPQGEYLPILVLTADATRDTRLRALALGARDFISKPLDALETMLRVWNLLETRVLYKTLRTLVPADRIELLQRSGSTAIRRC; encoded by the coding sequence GTGAACCTCGACCTGCGTATCCTGATCATCGACGACCAACGCCCGAACCTCGACCTGGTGGAGCAACTGCTGGCACGCGAAGGGCTGACCAACGTGCTGAGCAGCACCCAGCCGCTGCGCACCCTGGAGTTGTTCAACAGCTTCGAGCCGGACCTGGTGATCCTCGACCTGCACATGCCGGAGTTCGACGGCTTTGCGGTGCTGGAGCAACTCAACCGGCGCATCCCCCAGGGTGAATACCTGCCGATCCTGGTACTCACTGCCGACGCGACCCGCGACACGCGCCTGCGTGCCCTGGCCCTGGGCGCCCGGGACTTCATCAGCAAACCCCTGGACGCGCTGGAAACCATGCTGCGGGTATGGAACCTGCTGGAAACCCGGGTGCTGTACAAGACCTTGCGTACGCTGGTGCCGGCGGACCGGATTGAGTTGTTGCAACGTAGCGGATCAACGGCTATTCGACGCTGCTAG
- a CDS encoding ATP-binding protein, whose amino-acid sequence MRKRWADLPLRGKALVVISLPLVVLLLSLVLIYTTERQTARAEEDVRRVLRVQGDIQAVHTLLAEAAASVRGYLLTRREDFLPSYLNAKPQIESALRRLDRNVRDQRVREQLSAIKPLIDGKVDGLEEMLKDSDATPESISAILISNKHILDALRQHISTMLTLEASLLAERSAAASETRQRLLLSTWLAAICGLFGAIVAVLFLSKGIVARVQNVQRNAQRLALGSPLLPQPPEKDEIGQLGTSLVEAGLLLAERERALRDNEERLRLIIDGVKDYGIFALDTAGHVTSWNNGAERIKGYTEQEIIGQHFSLFYLPQECPQHPDMALREATRNGDYTEEGWRCRKDGTRFWASVVITAQYDGTGALRGFSKITRDITDRRAAEIALRTAREEAERASRAKSQFLSRMSHELRTPLNSILGFAQLLDMDAPKAQKADVGHILRAGQHLLTLINEVLDIAKIEAGSLALNIVPIPLAGTLQEALTLVSPMAADAGVQLRPLPALAADTGIVADRQRLTQVLLNLLSNAIKYNRRDGQVSLEVDIRGQRVSVAVCDTGNGIAADHMGQLFKPFERLGADPNVEGSGLGLALSKSLLENMDGRLKVQSQPGVGSRFTLELPFVRVAHAQSIATPGIDTELKRPAPVVSTFEGKVLCIEDNLSSLALIETLLQRRPGIRLLSSMQGQLGLDLAAQHAPQLILLDVSLPDINGLKVLQRLRQSPITRETPVLMITADTSDLTRQTLQEAGATAVLNKPINVPAFLAHLDQAFPEPA is encoded by the coding sequence ATGAGAAAGCGTTGGGCCGACCTGCCGCTGCGCGGCAAGGCGCTGGTGGTGATTTCACTGCCACTGGTGGTGCTGTTGCTGTCCCTGGTGCTGATCTACACCACGGAACGCCAGACCGCCCGTGCCGAAGAGGATGTGCGCCGGGTTTTACGCGTGCAAGGCGATATCCAGGCCGTGCATACCCTGCTCGCGGAAGCCGCCGCCAGTGTGCGCGGTTACCTGCTCACCCGCCGCGAAGACTTCCTGCCCAGCTACCTGAACGCCAAGCCCCAGATCGAGTCGGCCCTGCGCCGACTGGACCGCAACGTACGCGATCAACGGGTGCGCGAGCAGCTCAGCGCGATCAAGCCGCTGATCGACGGCAAGGTCGACGGGCTGGAGGAAATGCTCAAGGACAGCGACGCCACACCGGAGTCCATCAGTGCCATCCTGATCAGCAACAAGCACATCCTCGATGCCCTGCGCCAGCACATCAGCACCATGCTCACCCTTGAGGCGTCGTTGCTGGCCGAGCGCAGCGCCGCCGCCTCCGAAACCCGCCAACGCTTGTTGCTGTCGACCTGGCTGGCGGCGATCTGCGGCTTGTTCGGGGCGATTGTCGCGGTGCTGTTTCTGTCCAAGGGCATTGTCGCCCGGGTGCAGAATGTGCAGCGCAATGCCCAACGCCTGGCCCTGGGCTCGCCGCTGCTGCCACAGCCGCCGGAAAAAGACGAAATCGGCCAGTTGGGCACCAGCCTGGTGGAGGCCGGACTGTTGCTGGCCGAACGCGAACGCGCCTTGCGCGACAACGAAGAACGCTTGCGGCTGATCATCGATGGGGTCAAGGACTACGGGATCTTCGCCCTCGACACGGCGGGCCATGTCACCAGTTGGAACAACGGCGCCGAGCGGATCAAGGGCTATACCGAACAAGAGATAATCGGCCAGCATTTCTCGCTGTTCTACCTGCCCCAGGAATGCCCGCAGCACCCGGACATGGCGTTGCGCGAGGCCACCCGCAACGGTGATTACACCGAAGAAGGCTGGCGCTGCCGCAAGGACGGCACGCGGTTCTGGGCCAGCGTGGTGATCACGGCGCAATACGACGGCACCGGCGCCCTGCGCGGTTTTTCCAAGATCACCCGCGACATCACCGACCGCCGCGCGGCGGAGATCGCCCTGCGCACCGCCCGCGAGGAAGCCGAACGCGCCAGCCGCGCCAAAAGCCAATTCCTGTCGCGCATGAGCCACGAACTGCGGACCCCGCTCAACTCGATCCTGGGCTTTGCGCAACTGCTGGACATGGACGCGCCCAAGGCGCAAAAGGCCGATGTCGGTCATATTCTGCGCGCCGGCCAGCACCTGCTCACGCTGATTAATGAAGTGCTGGACATCGCCAAGATCGAGGCCGGAAGCCTGGCGTTGAATATCGTGCCGATCCCGCTTGCGGGCACCTTGCAAGAGGCGCTGACGCTGGTGTCGCCCATGGCCGCCGACGCAGGCGTGCAGTTGCGGCCGCTGCCGGCACTGGCGGCGGATACGGGCATCGTTGCCGACCGCCAGCGCCTGACCCAGGTGCTGCTGAACCTGCTGTCCAATGCGATCAAATACAACCGGCGCGATGGCCAGGTGAGCCTTGAGGTCGATATCCGTGGACAACGAGTCAGCGTGGCTGTGTGCGATACCGGCAACGGCATCGCAGCCGATCATATGGGGCAACTGTTCAAGCCTTTCGAACGCCTGGGGGCCGACCCGAATGTGGAAGGCAGCGGCCTGGGCCTGGCACTGAGTAAAAGCCTGCTGGAGAACATGGACGGCCGACTCAAGGTGCAGAGCCAGCCCGGCGTCGGCTCGCGCTTCACCCTGGAACTGCCCTTCGTGCGCGTGGCCCACGCCCAGAGTATTGCCACGCCCGGCATCGACACCGAATTGAAGCGCCCTGCTCCCGTCGTCAGCACCTTCGAGGGCAAGGTGTTGTGCATCGAGGACAACCTCTCCAGCCTGGCGCTGATCGAAACCCTGCTGCAACGTCGGCCCGGCATACGCCTGCTGTCGAGCATGCAAGGCCAACTGGGCCTGGACCTCGCCGCGCAGCATGCGCCACAGCTGATTCTGCTGGATGTGTCGCTGCCGGACATCAATGGTTTGAAGGTGCTGCAACGCCTGCGTCAGTCACCGATCACCCGCGAAACACCGGTGCTGATGATCACCGCCGACACCAGCGACCTTACCCGCCAGACCTTGCAGGAAGCCGGCGCCACCGCGGTATTGAACAAACCGATCAACGTGCCGGCGTTTCTCGCCCACCTCGACCAAGCTTTTCCGGAGCCCGCGTGA
- a CDS encoding response regulator, whose amino-acid sequence MTHVLRLVLADDHEVTRTGFVSLLAGHPQFEVVGQASDGLQAVELCEQLLPDIVILDIRMPGLNGLGAARLLQQRLPAVKVVMFTMDDSPEYLEAAMNAGAVGYLLKDASRAEVIHALQQVAAGGEALNTAVSARLLRRMTERQASGAAPGEPLTPRERQVLGLVANGMSNRAIGEHLGITTGTAKAHVERVIGKLGAADRTQAAVRGIALGLVTPT is encoded by the coding sequence ATGACCCACGTCCTGCGCCTGGTGCTGGCGGACGACCATGAAGTCACGCGCACCGGCTTTGTCTCCCTGCTGGCCGGCCACCCGCAGTTCGAGGTGGTCGGCCAGGCCAGTGATGGCCTGCAGGCGGTGGAACTGTGCGAACAGCTTCTGCCGGATATCGTCATCCTCGACATCCGCATGCCCGGGCTCAACGGCCTGGGCGCCGCACGCTTGCTGCAACAACGCCTGCCGGCGGTGAAGGTGGTGATGTTCACCATGGACGACAGCCCCGAGTACCTGGAGGCGGCCATGAATGCCGGTGCGGTGGGCTACTTGCTCAAAGACGCCAGCCGCGCCGAGGTGATCCATGCGCTACAACAAGTGGCCGCCGGTGGCGAGGCGCTCAACACGGCGGTCAGCGCCCGGCTGTTGCGGCGCATGACCGAACGCCAGGCCAGCGGTGCCGCCCCCGGCGAACCGCTCACCCCACGGGAACGCCAGGTCCTCGGCTTGGTCGCCAACGGCATGAGCAACCGCGCCATCGGCGAACACCTGGGCATTACCACCGGCACGGCCAAGGCCCATGTCGAGCGGGTGATCGGCAAGCTCGGCGCGGCTGACCGTACCCAGGCCGCCGTGCGGGGCATCGCCTTGGGCCTGGTGACACCCACATGA
- a CDS encoding sensor histidine kinase, whose product MHDTPHDPGSALAMRAHFRQSQSRTARLRLLVDTGQELRQLAPDAMRERVLARACAFLAMDHGLLQEWDAEGIAYTSARHGNPSRLGSLAALADRSLRTACWQERPSEDVPSVLQVPLRAGDGDAFGVLVLGNSVSLRAPEHEDSESLQLLATLLAAHLENDRLLSTLKLRDKTLSDLVNRLLRAQEDERKRVAYDLHDGLAQTLAGLHQRLQGFAGRCPPLPEALAADLEAILTLAQHSVGEGRQLIAGLRPTVLDDFGLFKALDKEADRLRDAGINVVWLAHCETRLPSQVEIALFRIGQEAINNVLKHARASQVQLVLALHDGQASLRLDDNGRGFKAEPSADDVQHLGLATMQERASLLGGSFTCVSTVDGGTRLHARVPAHLIGVPQ is encoded by the coding sequence ATGCATGACACGCCCCATGATCCCGGCAGCGCCCTGGCCATGCGCGCGCACTTTCGCCAATCGCAAAGTCGTACGGCGCGCCTGCGCCTGTTGGTGGATACCGGCCAGGAATTGCGCCAACTGGCCCCCGACGCCATGCGCGAACGCGTGCTCGCGCGGGCCTGCGCGTTTCTGGCCATGGACCACGGGCTGCTGCAGGAGTGGGACGCCGAGGGCATCGCCTATACCAGCGCCCGCCATGGCAACCCGTCGCGCTTGGGCAGCCTGGCCGCCCTCGCCGACCGCAGCCTGCGCACGGCGTGCTGGCAGGAGCGTCCATCCGAGGACGTGCCCAGCGTCTTGCAAGTGCCGTTGCGCGCCGGTGACGGCGATGCCTTTGGTGTACTGGTGCTGGGCAATAGCGTCAGCCTGCGGGCGCCGGAGCACGAAGACAGCGAGTCCCTGCAACTGCTCGCCACATTACTGGCCGCCCACCTGGAAAACGACCGGCTGCTGAGCACCCTCAAGCTGCGCGACAAAACCCTGTCCGACCTGGTCAACCGCTTGCTCCGCGCCCAGGAAGACGAACGCAAACGCGTCGCCTACGACCTCCACGATGGCCTGGCGCAAACCCTGGCGGGCCTGCACCAGCGGCTGCAAGGCTTTGCCGGGCGCTGCCCGCCGCTGCCGGAGGCATTGGCCGCCGACCTGGAGGCGATTCTTACCCTGGCCCAACACTCGGTTGGCGAGGGCCGGCAACTGATTGCGGGCCTGCGTCCCACGGTGCTGGATGATTTCGGCTTGTTCAAAGCCCTCGATAAGGAAGCCGACCGCCTGCGTGACGCCGGCATCAACGTGGTGTGGCTGGCGCACTGTGAGACGCGCTTACCCAGCCAGGTGGAAATCGCCTTGTTCCGGATCGGCCAGGAAGCCATCAACAATGTGCTCAAGCATGCGCGCGCAAGCCAAGTGCAACTGGTCCTGGCGCTGCACGACGGCCAGGCGTCCCTGCGGCTGGACGACAATGGCCGAGGCTTCAAGGCAGAGCCATCAGCAGATGACGTCCAGCATCTGGGCCTCGCCACCATGCAGGAGCGCGCCAGCCTGTTGGGCGGCAGCTTCACCTGCGTCAGCACCGTCGACGGCGGTACCCGGCTGCACGCCCGCGTGCCTGCGCACTTGATTGGAGTCCCGCAATGA